tgttctgtgtgttacTCTATCCTGTTGCCTTCAGTCCTTTTGGGAAGAGGTTAACGTGGCACAGAAAGGCTTGCAGGAATAGGATCGCACGGAAATGCCACTTGGATATTTggatacatgtgcacacatatagaTCGACAGGTGCAGGGCAGACCATAGGCCAACTAATTGTTTTTAAGGCTCTGGCACGCTGTATTCTTCACATTCTTCCATGGATTCATTGGATTCATTGTTTTCGATAAATCCTTTCTAACTGCAAGTGAAGAAGACCGTATGCGGGAGTTCTTTGTTCAATTACTTTAATACTTCCCCCATGAAGGGACCAAGGCCTCCTTCCACTGGAACTACTCATATTGAATATGCTTATATGTCATAAGAAGTAATGCTGAACAATGCGGACAGTCATAaaactttgtctgtgtgtgtgtgtgttaggacagGAGTTAAAGCTGCCAGCAACAAATAACAGTAGTTGTGAAGGATTGGGAAATGTCAGCGATATGTTTACAAAAACAGATCAATGGCTAATCTCTGACTCATCAAGCTCAGACGGTGAGCATTCAGCTTCCTAGAAAATGGCCTAAAAGCAGTGAATGCCTGGGAAGAAAGAGCAGTTCTTGGCCTCCGTCGCTTCTCTCTAGCGTGTCTTTCATGGGGTTTGTGAGGGAGGCGTCTGAATGAGCTGAAGGTCGGAAAAGTTACAGAACCCCGAGAGACCcttagagagagaaaacggagaaaatctcactttccctctggaCAGTTGTGACCGGAGTGAAAGATAAGAAAATGGTAGACGacgttttttctctctctcctccgccctCCTTTCATCACTGTGTGATGACAAATCTGAATTCTCAAGAGGTCACTGCAGGACTAAAGACACTTCGTCGTGGAGCTGGTGTTTTAACAGAGGATGCAAATTAAGCCACGTACGCACATACCACCAAGCATGAAGGCTTAGatttcccctcttttctcttgcGCTTGAACTGTCACAGTACTGCCAGCGTTTGTCTGCAGAACAGATAGTCTGATCATATCAAAGGCCTGTGCTTTGATGGTAAAGAATGGAGAACATTGTCAAAGTGGAGCAGAGCCTCTCCATACTGAACGTGTGAATCTTCAGTCTAACCACACACCCCTCCAGGTTGATCAGATCGTCGTCTTTTATCTGTCGACACTTATACGACCTGGCAGATTTGTTTTAGCACCAAAAACAGCCCTACAGACTGAAGGGTCTTTCAAAATCCAGGTATTGTctgctcttttttctttcttttgaagTCACCTCACAGTGTTGCAGTGTTGTTCACAGTGCATCTGCCTGTCATTATATGGAAGTGGAAGACCAGGCCAAAAAGAGTTCTAATGGTGTTGCCTAGTTCATGTGCAGGATTCTGACAGtgttgtctctttttctctgtgtgtgtgtgtgtgtgtgtgtgtgtgtgtgtgttgcagagtaTTGCGTGGAGCCTGGAGATCCTCCCCTGCTGCAGAAACAGATCCAGACCTCCAGGTCTGGTATCCAGCAGATTATTGAGTGTTTCCGGTCAGGTGAGCACCCCATCAGTACTCTGTTCTGTATCTTCTCCCTTGATTGTCCCTACAACCTCCTTCAGACAGTGATTACCCCAAGATTCCTTTAGCAGACTGGAGCTCTATCCGATGAGTGGCACTCCAGCTACAGTTTCTGTCTACAGACTATTTTTCTTCGCTGTACCGTTAAAGGGAAATGCTTTATATGCATATTATGAATGTGATATTTAATATAAATTGTGAAGTCTTCAATTCTGGGATATAAAAAGCGGCATGACCTTGAAACTCAAGTTAGGCACATCTAGGGTTTCCCACACATGGTTAAGCAACagcatgatttaaaaaaagaaaaatcattcTGTCTCCTCCGTTGGTTAAGTGGGTCAACCCGTATTCATAGCCTCCTGTGTAACCTTCTGAAGTAAGGATGAAGCTGGAAATGACAATACACATGCAAAGCTACTCTATAGAACTACGGTGGACCAACAGTACCTTTgcagctaataataataataattaataataatattaataaaaactaataataatcagcagctttgcaaataacaatcaacaaaacaaataagtaAGCCTAAAAAGGAAACCTAAGAAAAAGATGTTACATCAGCTAGCCAGGTTACAGTGTTCTGTTCAATTGGAGCCTCTTCCACTGACCGTGCACTTTTGCAAATAGCTTTAAAACAGTGAGTGAACTGTGCGTCTTATTTGTTTGAAAAGAATGAACATGTTTGTCCACAGGCTGTGACAAATTGCACTACTCTTCCTGTTCAACAAACTGACTGAACTTAGAAGATTTAAGTAGGCTATGCAAATGTTGCTTCACCTCCTGTCTAATTTAATTACACATGTTACCACTGGCATGAACatgagatccccccccccccccccgctaaaTAGGATGACATGGTGATTTGCTCTGTAACAGTTTTCATGTGAGCCCAGTGACCATTTTTTAGTTATGGCCGTTATCAAAGGAATACTAGTGTAGGTAGCTAGTGTACACCAGTTATTACTTGCGTGCCCACTTACTAAAAGAGGATATGGTCACGCCGAATGGACATGCGTGAGCAGGTGTGAGGTTGACTCGTGGCCCAAGCTTTCTTAATTGACCTATCAGATTGAGGGTTTAAAGATTCAGTCCGTGATTGGGCTTCGtgaaaggctgttgatatttgcgTCCACAGCCAATAAAATGACACCCTTCCATGCTCGGAagctgaatggacagctagacgACCgcgaggagcaatttgctgaatttgaccaaatgTGTACGGGATTAAAACCGTGGACTGAATCTTTAAGGGGGTTTGTTGCagattcaattacattttacatttgtggCAGGGATCTCCTTAAATGCAAGTGTAGAAAGCCTTGAAGGATGTACTGTATTTAAGAGGACTACAGGGCTGTGTCCTGACTTGTGGTTtcagcagtggggggggggggggtctaagtTCATGGAGGAGAAGTACTCCTGGGGACACGGTATCAACATTTAAATGGGCTAGTTTGCAATTAGCACTTCTTGATCTAGATGATAGAGCTGAAGATGAAACAGCTGAcccagtgcatgtgtgcaaaaatggaaaaacacagCAAGGTCATTTGAAAAACCCTCTAGGGCTCTCCTCTCTGGAAGCTCACGTGGTAACAGCCAGTGACATGATCATGGAGGACATTTCCAGAAGCCTTGTATAGGGTTGGACACATAACTGTACATCCTCACTGCGTCTGCAAATGGTTTTGTAAAGTGTGTCGTGGTGAGTGTCCAGGTGCTTAAGTGCTAATGCTGCCTCCCTGTGTTCTCTGGCAGGCACCACACAGCTCCGACACATCCTGCTGAAGGAGGTGGACACCATCTTCGAGTGTAAGCTGTGCCGCAGCCTGTTCCGAGGTCTCcccaacctcatcacacacaagGAGTTCTACTGTTTCCCCCGGCTCCCCGAGCCTGACGGTCAGTACCCTgcccctacacactcacacactcacacacacacacacacacacacacactcacacactcacaccctcagataaacacacacacacacacacacacacaccctcagacaaacacacacactctcaaacagacacacaccatttctGACAGTACACCTCATTAACCTTCAGGGAACCCACTGTGTTTTGATTTCCCTAAATTTGTTCTTTCACGCTCTTTGAAGCTGATTAGTTGTTTGACTTTGAAACTAGATGCATTATATTTGTGGCGTAATGATGTCATTACTTCAGTGGGTGAAGTTTAGGCTTCTCATAAATCTACTTTGATTGAATTTGGCACTCTTATCATAAACGTTCCGTGTGGAAGGTCCATGGTCTGGCATATATGAGAACTGGCTAAAAAGGATAAACACACTCTGAAATATTCATCCCTCCTGTTTCCTTTCCGTTTTGTTATGGGCAGGCTCTTCGAGAGACGCCCGACAGAGCGCAGCCACGAAGGAGCTGATTGAGGCCATCTACCCACGGCGGGACGAGTACGTGGTGCGGCTAGAACCCATTAGCACCAACCAGAACGCCATCTTCCAGCACGTCTCCCGTGAAGACAAAGCCACCTGCCACGCCTCGACCGAACATcacaaggagaaggagaaagagaaggagaaggacaaagagaaagaagcgGAGCCCAATCACACAACTGACCCGGAGGAAAAACCAGGCACCGACGCGTCGGAGAGCGAGGCAGAAAcccaggaggaggacgaggaggcagaggaggaagatgtggaagaggaagatgatgatgaagaggaggaattGCAGGGCTTGGAAGAGGAGGACGATGACGAGGATGCCACAGAGGGTGAAGGTGACCATGAAGGTGACAGCCCTGGGAAGGAATCGAACAGTGATGTGCATTTGAGTGACGGGGCTGGCCCTGTTGTGCAGGGTGTGACCATCACCTGCTGCATGTGCGGCAAGGACTTCAACTCGCGGCAGGCCATCCGCCGGCACTGCCGCAAGATGCACCAGAACCGGCTGGAGGAGCTTCGTAAGTTCACGGAGATGCGTACCGTGCCCATCAGTCTGCTCTCCATGGTGAAGGTGCCCTCGGGCGTCTGCTCACCCGTCAAGACGCCCTACGGAAAGAGCTGCCCCGTCTGCTATAAGGCCTTCGCCACCAAGGCCAACGTGCGGCGCCACTTCGACGAGGTGCACCGCGGCCTGCGCCGAGATCTGATCACGCCTGACATCGCCACCAAGCCAGGAGTGCCCCTCTCGCTGGAGACCACTGCCAGCCCTGCGCCCCAGTACAACATGACCTCCGGCAAGTGCCTGGTGTGCAAGCGGAAGTACAGCAGCCAGGCGCGGCTCAAGAGGCACCTGCGCATTGTGCACAAGATCCGTCCGAAGCTGGCCACCGCCATCTCTCCTCAGACACCTTCGTCCACTGGCAAGAAGGCGGTCAAACGGCCAGCGTCGCCTCCGGTTGAAGTGCAAAGGCGCGGCAGGCCGAAGAAATACAGACGGGAGGAGCACTTCACGCTCcgtaagcagcagcagcagcagcagcaggaggaggagaacaacgACGGAGACGGAGGCCCCGCAATGCGGCGGCCGAAGCTAGCGCTAGGCTTCGACTTCAAGCTGCTCTACTGCAAGCTGTGCAAGCGGCAGTTCAGCTCACGGCAGAACCTGGACAAGCACATTGAGCTGCACACGGACAACGACAACGAGATCTTTATTAAGTTCTACCGCTGCCCGCTGTGTAGCTACGAGACGCGGCGCAAGCGCGACGTGCTGCGGCACATCACCGTGGTGCACAAGAAGCCCAGCAACTACCTTACCAAGATCATGGCCACCATTGAGAGCCGCGCCGTCAAGAAGCCCGCCGAGCTGGTGCTGAAAAACGCCAGCGGCGGCGCCAAGCGCAGCCAACTGCCCGCCTCGCCGGCGCACTTAAAGGAGGAGGTGAACGGCAGGCACGAGCCGGCCATCGCGACCACTCCTCAAAGCACGCGCAAACACACGGACGCTGCGGCGGCggccaccccctccaccccggTCACGCGCAGGCACGagctccccccacccaccccgccTGTCACGAGAAAACACAGCCTGTTCCTCTCCAGCCCGCCGGTCACCAGGAAGTCcgaccaccaccatcaccactccTTGACACCCCACACGCGCAAACAGGAGGCCCCGCAGCCCTTACTGTCGCCCAAGCAGGAGCCCGTCGAATCGCAGCACAGCACGGAGGTGAAGGTCACCAAGAACTTCTCCCTGCACGCCTGCGACATGTGCGGCCGGGCCTTTGCCAAGAAGCTGTACCTGGAGACGCACAAGCGCAGCCACCGGAACGCCGCTGCAACCGCGGCGTCCACTTCCGACGACCACCGCACTCAAGGAGTCAGCACACGGTCGAAGGCCCTGCTCTGGTCAGTCTCACACCCAGCACTCTCCcagcctctctgcctttctttctttattactTTCTTTTCATCATTTGCTCTTTCGTTCATTTAttctttcagtctctttctctctctccctttctccccaaATAGAAGGGATTAGTCCTGCTATTTAACTACAGATAAACAGTGCTCTCACCAAAATGCTTCTGAGACTCGGCTGAGAAAATGTTTAAGAGCAGTTCCTGTtagaaagaacaaaatggagAGCTTGGGCTGAAGTCGTTTTTTGTGGCGAGGGAAAGCCCCTAGAGTCGCTCCTGATGAGTCAACGCGAGGCGCTCGGTCACGTCTGACACGACCTCTAAAGGGGCTCGTGGCGGGGATTCTAGTGTGCACGAGCGAGGCGGTCGAGTAGCGTCGTCTCAAGAGGAGCCGAGAGACGCCGACAGTCAGACTTTAATGAGCAGGCCCAGTGGCTCCACAAGCAAACGCGTGCCGCGCCACGCCACGCCGCTCCGTGAAATATAGATCCGATGGCTGGGCCAGGAAATGAGTCCGAGCCCCCTGCTCTTCACCTCAAGGTTTTTTAACGAcaatgccccccccaccccccctcttttcttctgAGGGTCCCCATGTGTGGTCTATGATGAACTAGTAGTCGTAATGGAGGGGGGAGCGGGAGTCTTCAGAGAGGCTCCTCTTAAAAGAAAGTAATTAAAGGAGCTCAGCTGTGTCGCTTGAAACGGGCCCTCTGCCTGCGGTCGCGTGATCATGTCCAAGGACCACGGAGACTGTGTCTCTAAATAACAGTAAAGCTTTGAATCagacttttttctctctttctccctcttattttctgcatttgcTGTCTGTAGGCTAGGCTGTTACCAGGCTAGACTGCCATGTCCCCTGTAGATACTATGAACCTTAAGCTTTGTTTTGTCAGCAAAATTGTTTAGTTGATTGCCGTCGGGACCCATTTGGATGGCCAcattgtggctctgtgtgtgtgtgtgtgtgtgtctgtctctgtctgtgtgtttgtgcatgcttcaaacatttttttttaattgaccaCAGAACTCacagctgtttttctctccctttccttccacCCATCCCTCTGTCCCCCGTCCCTCAGATCTTTTCAGAGGACGCATCTCATGATCCCACACTGGAACCCTCAACGTCATGCCAGACGTGAAGAGACGGGAGCTTTGAAAAAGCTGCCAGCCTTGGACAGTGCTGGCGCCACTGTATTGTAAATAGTACCAAAACAGAATGaagtgtgagggaggaggaggaggcatggTGACGTTTGTGTACAAATGGACTGGTTTCTAGCTTTCCCGGATTTCAGAGGAAGTCCTTAGGCCCcttattttggtttgtttatttgtttgctgaCGTTTTCCAGGAACTCTAATCTCGATATCTGCCTACTCGgctgaatgtttgtgttttgtatgtatgaaCAGGAAATGAGTTAACATTTATTCTTGCAGACTACCAACCTATCGTTGCGTTTTTgttcgtctgtgtgttttacactgTCTAGGACCACAGTCACTCTTATTTGTTGAAATGAATTTTATTAAACTCATTCCACGATCAGCTAGCCAGATCAGAAACCTTGCCCCTGTACCTGCCCTCATCTACCCTTTACACCCTGGGTATCTAGGGCTCTTTAATTGCACATTACCCTCCACTTGGGGGCAGCAGAGTGCAAGTCAAGTGCATGACAAAGGTACCGCTTGATGGGGTTGTTGATCTAGGAACCATTGGCTGTTATTTCCCTAATTTCCTTTCCCTTTGCTCAGATGTGAGCATGCTCAAGTACCAAAACTAATCCTGTTTTAGAGGATCAACCAGAAGCaaatctgtactttactttactcttCATGAAAATCAAAAATGTTATGACTACTTCCGGAAATTGATAACCTCAAAGTCGCCATCAGCTGATACCATGCAGCTGAGTTATTAGCCACAAACGGGGGTTCATTGATCAAGGTCATAAGGACATATTATTTGACTTTTGTGTAGTCAGAAAACTAACACATGCATAGGTACTACCTACAATGTCACCATTTTTTCAGCGTTTTGTGCTTTCCGTGTTGGAGAATATTGTAGTTCGGTTATATTACTGACAGGATATCATTATTTTACTTTATAAACCAATCATTCCGAAACTGAAGTAATTAGATTAATTAGTTATATGTAGTCTTCCCTGGCTATTTTGgctcctcacacacccactgcagCAGGTAGGCTAAATAGGTGACTCCATGTTTCATTGCTGAAATGAATGTATTCAAAGCTGAATCCACACCTGCTTTCCTTAATAAACTAAGCATAAAAAAACTATTATA
The sequence above is drawn from the Clupea harengus chromosome 16, Ch_v2.0.2, whole genome shotgun sequence genome and encodes:
- the znf800b gene encoding zinc finger protein 800b; translated protein: MEEPTPEQQKISTNDKGCQTETACNGSPEPVGPTSSSTHAPEYCVEPGDPPLLQKQIQTSRSGIQQIIECFRSGTTQLRHILLKEVDTIFECKLCRSLFRGLPNLITHKEFYCFPRLPEPDGSSRDARQSAATKELIEAIYPRRDEYVVRLEPISTNQNAIFQHVSREDKATCHASTEHHKEKEKEKEKDKEKEAEPNHTTDPEEKPGTDASESEAETQEEDEEAEEEDVEEEDDDEEEELQGLEEEDDDEDATEGEGDHEGDSPGKESNSDVHLSDGAGPVVQGVTITCCMCGKDFNSRQAIRRHCRKMHQNRLEELRKFTEMRTVPISLLSMVKVPSGVCSPVKTPYGKSCPVCYKAFATKANVRRHFDEVHRGLRRDLITPDIATKPGVPLSLETTASPAPQYNMTSGKCLVCKRKYSSQARLKRHLRIVHKIRPKLATAISPQTPSSTGKKAVKRPASPPVEVQRRGRPKKYRREEHFTLRKQQQQQQQEEENNDGDGGPAMRRPKLALGFDFKLLYCKLCKRQFSSRQNLDKHIELHTDNDNEIFIKFYRCPLCSYETRRKRDVLRHITVVHKKPSNYLTKIMATIESRAVKKPAELVLKNASGGAKRSQLPASPAHLKEEVNGRHEPAIATTPQSTRKHTDAAAAATPSTPVTRRHELPPPTPPVTRKHSLFLSSPPVTRKSDHHHHHSLTPHTRKQEAPQPLLSPKQEPVESQHSTEVKVTKNFSLHACDMCGRAFAKKLYLETHKRSHRNAAATAASTSDDHRTQGVSTRSKALL